In Aegilops tauschii subsp. strangulata cultivar AL8/78 chromosome 3, Aet v6.0, whole genome shotgun sequence, one genomic interval encodes:
- the LOC141042722 gene encoding uncharacterized protein, with the protein MEAFSLLHVPLERLRPSKPFSGVSSGSSNPLWQIHLPVTFGTCDNYRTELIDFDISRIDLPYNAIVGYPALARFMAATHRAYNLMKMPGSKGILTMAGDTKEAMAALKLAFKVAGPACPAGKTEPRVKGAAPTKKKQLFTQGQAKTKQIPVDEDGASGATFTISADLDPDPERALVDLLRENKEVFARQPQQLVGVPRGVIEHHRKVCPNVRPVKQKTRRQSADKQSFIVQETRKLEAAGIIREVRYPEWLENPVVVPKKGVLGNIVI; encoded by the coding sequence atGGAGGCTTTTAGCCTCCTCCACGTACCGCTTgagcggctccgccccagcaagcccttctcgggGGTCAGCAGCGGCTCCTCCAACCCCCTGTGGCAGATCCATCTCCCCGTGACCTTTGGCAcatgcgacaactaccgcaccgagctaaTCGACTTTGACATCTCCCGCATCGACCTACCGTACAACGCCATCGTCGGGTACCCGGCGCTGGCCCGATTCATGGCAGCTACTCATCgtgcctacaacctcatgaagatgccggggagcAAGGGCATCCTCACCATGGCTGGGGACACCAAGGAAGCCATGGCGGCCCTTAAGCTCGCCTTCAAGGTCGCGGGGCCAGCTTGTCCAGCCGGCAAGACTGAACCCAGAGTCAAGGGGGCTGCGCCaacgaagaagaagcagctgttcactcAAGGCCAGGCCAAGACGAAGCAAATACCAGTCGACGAGGACGGGGCCTCAGGTGCCACCTTTACCATAAGCGCCGACCTCGACCCAGATCCAGAAAGGGCGCTGGTGGACTTACTGAGGGAAAACAAGGAAGTGTTCGCCCGGCAGCCCCAGCAGCTAGTTGGGGTCCCGAGAGGAGTGATTGAGCATCATCGAAAAGTGTGCCCCAacgtgcgccctgtgaagcagaagaCACGGCGACAGTCTGCAGACAaacagtccttcatcgtccaagaaacccgcaagctggaggcggcaggtaTCATTCGTGAAGTCCGGTACCCGGAGTGGTTGGAGAACCCTGTCGTCGTGCCGAAGAAAggagtgttggggaacatagtaatttga